The following proteins are co-located in the Acidimicrobiales bacterium genome:
- a CDS encoding nitronate monooxygenase, whose product MSSRAPSTGLPTIIQGGMGVGVSGWQLARAVSVTGQLGVVSGTALDVVHARRLGDGDPGGELHRAYAAFPVPSIAERVLDRWFIDGGKEPDEAYRPVPMFDTRPVRARQALTILANFAEVWLAKDGHGGKVGINFLEKIQIPTPHAVYGAMLAGVDAVLVGAGIPTALPNLLDRLSRGDRVAYRVDVEGDTGTTEVHLDPAEWVPPDPSSAVGSRLDRPAFLAIVGSHTLAAYLAKDPDTRPDGFVVEAPVAGGHNAPPRGRMTLDDSGQPVYGSRDVVDLDKMAALDLPFWLAGGHGRPGGLPAALAAGASGIQVGTAFALCAESGMSPALRDAAVRRALDGELTITTDPYASPSGYPFKIADIEGTLSDPERHEARRRVCDLGFLRTAYERPDGSTGFRCPSEPVEHFIAKGGRPGEPEGRMCLCNGLMATIGLPQVRAEGTEPALVTLGDDAPAVVQALTAGIGPRPWPAAEVVQLLLGEG is encoded by the coding sequence ATGAGCTCTCGCGCCCCCTCCACCGGTCTCCCCACGATCATCCAGGGTGGCATGGGCGTCGGTGTATCGGGGTGGCAGCTGGCCCGAGCGGTGTCGGTGACCGGACAGCTCGGCGTCGTGTCGGGGACCGCACTCGACGTGGTACACGCCCGGCGCCTGGGCGATGGCGACCCCGGCGGCGAGCTGCACCGGGCCTATGCCGCCTTCCCCGTGCCGTCGATCGCCGAGAGGGTCCTCGACCGCTGGTTCATCGACGGGGGCAAAGAGCCCGACGAGGCCTACCGACCGGTGCCGATGTTCGACACCCGGCCGGTGCGGGCCCGACAGGCGCTGACGATCCTTGCCAACTTCGCCGAGGTCTGGCTGGCCAAGGATGGCCACGGCGGCAAGGTCGGGATCAACTTCCTCGAAAAGATCCAGATCCCGACACCCCATGCGGTCTACGGAGCGATGCTGGCCGGCGTCGACGCGGTGCTCGTGGGGGCGGGGATCCCGACGGCGCTGCCGAACCTCCTCGACCGCCTGTCCAGAGGCGACCGGGTCGCCTACCGGGTCGACGTCGAAGGCGACACCGGTACCACCGAGGTCCACCTCGACCCGGCCGAGTGGGTCCCGCCCGACCCGTCCTCCGCTGTGGGTTCCCGACTCGATCGCCCCGCGTTCCTCGCCATCGTCGGCTCCCACACCTTGGCCGCCTACCTCGCCAAGGATCCCGACACCCGACCCGACGGGTTCGTCGTCGAGGCTCCCGTCGCCGGTGGCCACAACGCGCCGCCCCGCGGTCGCATGACCCTCGACGACAGCGGCCAACCGGTCTATGGCTCCCGCGACGTCGTCGACCTCGACAAGATGGCGGCGTTGGACCTTCCGTTCTGGCTCGCCGGTGGCCACGGCCGTCCCGGTGGTCTCCCCGCCGCGCTCGCCGCCGGCGCCTCCGGCATCCAGGTCGGCACGGCGTTCGCACTCTGCGCCGAGTCCGGCATGTCGCCGGCGTTGCGCGACGCCGCCGTGCGACGAGCCCTCGATGGCGAGCTCACGATCACGACCGACCCGTACGCCTCACCCAGCGGCTACCCGTTCAAGATCGCCGACATCGAGGGGACCCTCTCGGACCCCGAGCGGCACGAGGCCCGCCGGCGCGTGTGCGATCTCGGGTTCCTCCGCACCGCCTACGAGCGCCCCGACGGGTCGACCGGGTTCCGCTGCCCGAGCGAACCGGTCGAGCACTTCATCGCCAAGGGGGGCCGGCCGGGCGAACCCGAGGGTCGCATGTGCCTCTGCAACGGACTCATGGCCACCATCGGGCTTCCCCAGGTCCGCGCCGAGGGGACCGAACCCGCCCTGGTCACCCTGGGAGACGACGCGCCGGCGGTGGTGCAGGCACTCACCGCCGGGATCGGACCTCGACCGTGGCCCGCCGCCGAGGTGGTCCAGCTCCTCCTCGGCGAGGGATAG
- a CDS encoding ferredoxin family protein → MAEPYVITSPCLETKDKSCVDVCPVQCIYEIQDGMLVSRFEADGDVANTHEAHPEMQFLHGDSMLYINPDECTSCDACMPECPVDAIFPGDQVPESEAEFIDVNRFVFADATS, encoded by the coding sequence ATGGCCGAGCCCTACGTGATCACATCCCCGTGCCTGGAGACCAAGGACAAGTCGTGTGTCGACGTGTGTCCGGTGCAGTGCATCTACGAGATCCAGGACGGGATGCTCGTGTCGCGCTTCGAAGCCGACGGCGACGTGGCCAACACCCACGAGGCGCACCCCGAGATGCAGTTCCTGCATGGCGATTCGATGCTCTACATCAATCCCGACGAGTGCACCTCCTGTGATGCGTGCATGCCGGAGTGCCCCGTCGATGCGATCTTCCCTGGCGATCAGGTTCCCGAGAGCGAGGCCGAGTTCATCGACGTCAACCGCTTCGTGTTCGCCGACGCGACGAGCTGA
- a CDS encoding electron transfer flavoprotein subunit beta/FixA family protein, producing the protein MNVVVCVKQIPDPADPGALDPSTKTLKREGKLILDESDSYGVEMALQLVTNAGGGDVTLVSMVPNSETSGLRTALAMGAASATLVSDPALQGTDALGTAKVLAAVIADAEADLVLTATESSDGYTGTMPQQLAELLGRPSITFAKTIEVDGDTVKVQRQTEGGYDDVECPLPALVSVTAGVVEPRYPSFKGIMAAKSKPIEEKTVADLGLDASAIGWDGARQEIVDIAAAPEREAGEIIEDDGEAHLKIVEFLDGLKVL; encoded by the coding sequence ATGAACGTCGTCGTCTGCGTGAAGCAGATCCCGGACCCGGCTGACCCGGGTGCGTTGGATCCCTCGACCAAGACCCTCAAGCGTGAAGGGAAGCTCATCCTCGACGAGTCCGACTCGTACGGTGTCGAGATGGCCCTCCAGCTCGTCACCAACGCCGGCGGGGGAGATGTCACCCTCGTCTCGATGGTTCCGAACAGCGAGACTTCCGGCCTGCGCACCGCGCTGGCCATGGGTGCCGCATCGGCCACGTTGGTGAGCGATCCAGCGCTGCAGGGTACCGATGCCCTCGGCACCGCGAAGGTGCTCGCGGCGGTCATCGCAGACGCCGAAGCCGACCTGGTCCTCACCGCGACCGAGTCGAGCGATGGCTACACCGGCACCATGCCCCAGCAGCTCGCCGAGCTGTTGGGCCGCCCGTCGATCACCTTCGCCAAGACCATCGAGGTCGACGGCGACACCGTGAAGGTGCAGCGCCAGACCGAGGGTGGCTACGACGACGTCGAGTGCCCGCTGCCCGCCCTGGTGTCGGTCACCGCCGGCGTGGTCGAGCCCCGCTATCCCTCGTTCAAGGGGATCATGGCGGCCAAGTCCAAGCCCATCGAAGAAAAGACCGTCGCCGACCTGGGTCTCGACGCCTCCGCCATCGGGTGGGACGGCGCCCGCCAGGAGATCGTCGACATCGCCGCCGCCCCCGAGCGTGAGGCCGGCGAGATCATCGAGGACGACGGCGAAGCACACCTCAAGATCGTCGAGTTCCTCGACGGGCTCAAGGTCCTGTAG
- a CDS encoding sensor histidine kinase, producing the protein MASLAELARQHTTLDRAAVEHLQRLVAGWGLLADFCFADLLLFTPVDRGEHAVALEGEAQRFVVLGHIRPTTSQTLYRNDLVGELMTAEERPLVARTARHGQIIEDEITVSSIRERVRVQCIPVQCDGEVIGIMTRDSAPLVGRQPGELERTYVAIFHRLAAMIAVGDYPYGTEESDSEEPPRVGDGVVLLDRSGRVEFTSPNAISALHRIGIHGNTEGMRLVDYGFDERIVRAAYANKLPVTREVERGLETTVVFRCLPLIEGGEVTGAVLVCRDISDLRRRDRLLVSKDATIREIHHRVKNNLQTIGSLLRLHGRRLASVEARAAIEESVRRIRSIALVHETLSRNSEDDVPFLEILRPILRMAEESMVSPEQPIYFRVDGDAGHLPAQVVTPLAVVLNELLQNAVDHAYPPEAGLPGGHVKVTLSNEDHRLSVSVIDDGVGLAPDFDLATNAGLGLTIVRTLVETELGGTFTVRTAKPGTPRPGAIVELAVQLDGAWLSGDDETLRRPTGEMPAVVVPSPSPAEPSAN; encoded by the coding sequence ATGGCCAGCCTCGCCGAACTCGCGCGCCAGCACACCACCCTCGATCGCGCGGCTGTCGAGCACCTCCAGCGGTTGGTCGCGGGTTGGGGACTGCTGGCCGACTTCTGCTTCGCCGATCTGTTGCTGTTCACCCCGGTCGATCGGGGCGAGCACGCGGTCGCGCTCGAGGGCGAGGCGCAGCGGTTCGTGGTGCTCGGCCACATCCGCCCCACCACGAGCCAGACCCTCTACCGCAACGACCTCGTCGGCGAGCTGATGACCGCCGAGGAGCGCCCGCTGGTGGCCCGCACCGCCCGCCACGGCCAGATCATCGAGGATGAGATCACGGTGAGCTCGATCCGCGAGCGGGTCCGGGTCCAGTGCATCCCGGTGCAGTGTGACGGCGAGGTCATCGGCATCATGACCCGCGACTCAGCGCCGCTGGTGGGGCGCCAGCCCGGCGAGCTCGAGCGCACCTACGTGGCGATCTTCCACCGGTTGGCGGCGATGATCGCCGTCGGTGACTACCCCTATGGGACCGAGGAGTCCGACAGCGAGGAGCCGCCCCGGGTGGGCGACGGTGTCGTGCTGCTCGATCGCAGTGGTCGGGTCGAGTTCACCTCGCCCAACGCCATCTCCGCGCTGCACCGGATCGGCATCCACGGCAACACAGAGGGCATGCGACTGGTCGACTACGGGTTCGACGAGCGGATCGTGCGTGCGGCCTATGCCAACAAGTTGCCGGTCACCCGTGAGGTCGAACGCGGCCTCGAGACCACGGTGGTCTTCCGATGCCTCCCGCTGATCGAGGGCGGCGAGGTGACAGGGGCGGTGCTCGTCTGTCGGGACATCTCCGATCTGCGGCGCCGGGACCGGTTGCTGGTCTCGAAGGACGCGACCATCCGCGAGATCCACCACCGGGTGAAGAACAACCTGCAGACCATCGGGTCGCTGCTGCGCTTGCACGGCCGCCGGCTGGCGAGCGTCGAGGCGCGTGCCGCGATCGAGGAGTCGGTCCGCCGGATCCGATCGATCGCGTTGGTGCACGAGACCTTGTCCCGCAATTCCGAGGACGACGTTCCCTTCCTCGAGATCCTCCGACCGATCCTGCGGATGGCCGAGGAGAGCATGGTCTCGCCCGAGCAGCCGATCTACTTCCGGGTCGACGGTGATGCCGGCCATCTGCCCGCCCAGGTCGTCACCCCGTTGGCGGTGGTGCTCAACGAGCTCCTGCAGAACGCGGTCGACCACGCCTATCCGCCCGAGGCCGGCCTTCCGGGCGGCCACGTCAAGGTCACGCTGTCGAACGAGGACCACCGTCTGAGCGTCTCGGTGATCGACGACGGCGTGGGGCTGGCGCCCGACTTCGACCTGGCAACCAACGCCGGCCTCGGCCTCACCATCGTGCGCACGCTGGTCGAGACCGAGCTCGGGGGTACGTTCACGGTCCGCACGGCCAAGCCGGGCACACCCCGCCCGGGAGCGATCGTCGAGCTGGCCGTGCAGCTCGACGGCGCGTGGCTGTCGGGCGACGACGAGACGCTGCGGCGTCCCACCGGGGAGATGCCCGCCGTCGTGGTCCCGTCGCCGTCACCGGCGGAGCCGTCGGCGAACTGA
- a CDS encoding WhiB family transcriptional regulator, protein MTSPLTVLSLNAEPNESDWRKLAACRDTDPDLFFPVGTTGPAIEQIENAKAVCQTCDAQVPCLEFALTTNQDSGVWGGTSEEERRKLRRQWMARRRAQAAS, encoded by the coding sequence CTGACCAGCCCGCTCACGGTGTTGTCGCTCAACGCCGAACCCAACGAATCCGACTGGCGCAAGCTCGCCGCCTGTCGAGATACCGATCCCGATCTGTTCTTCCCGGTCGGCACCACCGGCCCGGCGATCGAACAGATCGAGAACGCCAAAGCCGTGTGCCAAACCTGCGACGCCCAGGTACCCTGCCTGGAGTTCGCACTCACCACCAACCAGGACTCAGGCGTCTGGGGTGGCACCTCCGAGGAGGAGCGCCGCAAGCTACGCCGCCAGTGGATGGCCCGTCGGCGCGCTCAGGCCGCCTCATAG
- a CDS encoding glycerophosphodiester phosphodiesterase: MTDVIAHRGASARRPENTTAAFEAARSLGADAVELDVRRTRDGIGVVRHDAHLPDGRLICGLDAAEVPAGVPRLPEALEACAGMEVNIEIKNVAGDPDFDPDQAMADHVVDTVVAMGLVEQVVVSSFGFAAIERVRTLEPGLRTAWLVVGADRTDELVDRTAAHGHAGIHPHWAMVDASLVERAHEAGLFVNTWTVDDPHQMRRVAELGVDGIVTNVPDVALAALGRR, encoded by the coding sequence GTGACCGATGTCATCGCTCATCGGGGGGCATCGGCCCGTCGACCCGAGAACACCACCGCCGCGTTCGAGGCTGCCCGGTCGCTCGGCGCCGACGCGGTCGAGCTCGATGTGCGCCGCACTCGCGACGGCATCGGGGTGGTCCGCCACGATGCACACCTGCCCGACGGGCGGTTGATCTGCGGGCTCGATGCCGCCGAGGTCCCTGCCGGAGTGCCCCGACTGCCCGAGGCGCTCGAGGCGTGTGCGGGCATGGAGGTGAACATCGAGATCAAGAATGTTGCCGGCGACCCCGACTTCGATCCTGACCAGGCGATGGCCGATCACGTCGTCGACACCGTGGTCGCCATGGGGCTCGTGGAGCAGGTCGTGGTGTCCTCCTTCGGCTTCGCCGCCATCGAACGGGTCCGGACCCTGGAGCCGGGGCTGCGCACGGCATGGCTCGTGGTCGGCGCGGACCGCACCGACGAGCTGGTCGACCGTACGGCCGCCCACGGCCACGCCGGCATCCATCCCCACTGGGCCATGGTGGATGCCTCGCTGGTCGAGCGCGCCCACGAGGCTGGGCTCTTCGTCAACACCTGGACCGTCGACGATCCCCACCAGATGCGGCGAGTCGCCGAGCTCGGGGTGGACGGCATCGTCACCAACGTCCCCGACGTGGCGCTGGCGGCGCTCGGCCGGCGGTGA
- a CDS encoding HAMP domain-containing sensor histidine kinase, with protein MTAATTTRRDYGRAPAAVASAIVAVGLVGAVTVALMVGATASEVLVLVGMAAGGSALVAAASTMLLRALRRRGLATQVFGVALASIAATAAGVGVAAWAMFLSAHDLGVLAVVLLLSAAVAAAAAWLLGAAFRASAAAVSDQVSLLDSDTPVGPRDDLVTGELQALSRAVAEAHRELLDARARTRRLESSRRELVAWVSHDLRSPIGAIRAMSEALEDGVVVDPVDVADYHRGIRQETERLAQLVDDLFELARIEAGAIAVDVPFVPVHELVPEVVDAARVRAEAAGVVLVAELDGFGSELVVAADLRRALDNVLDNAIRHTGAGGTVTVSVVDARGRAVLVVADECGGIPDDELDRVFEAAYRGDTSRTRGTGGGGLGLAIAKGLVEARAGEISVRNRAGGCEFTISMGHPTGS; from the coding sequence GTGACGGCGGCGACCACGACCCGTCGCGACTACGGGCGCGCCCCGGCGGCGGTGGCGTCGGCCATCGTGGCGGTGGGACTGGTGGGCGCGGTGACCGTCGCGTTGATGGTCGGGGCCACCGCGAGCGAGGTGCTGGTCCTGGTGGGCATGGCCGCGGGCGGCTCGGCGCTGGTGGCTGCGGCGAGCACCATGTTGCTCCGTGCGCTCCGCCGCCGCGGCCTCGCCACCCAGGTGTTCGGCGTCGCCCTCGCCTCCATCGCCGCAACCGCCGCGGGCGTCGGCGTGGCCGCGTGGGCGATGTTCCTCTCCGCCCACGATCTCGGGGTGCTCGCGGTGGTGCTGTTGCTGTCGGCCGCGGTCGCTGCCGCCGCGGCCTGGCTCCTGGGCGCAGCGTTCCGGGCCAGCGCCGCCGCGGTCAGCGACCAGGTCTCCCTGCTCGACAGCGACACACCCGTGGGTCCACGAGACGACCTCGTCACCGGCGAGCTGCAGGCGCTGTCCCGGGCGGTCGCCGAGGCCCACCGCGAGCTGCTGGACGCCAGAGCCCGGACGCGACGACTCGAGTCGTCCCGGCGCGAGCTGGTGGCGTGGGTGTCACACGATCTGCGCAGCCCGATCGGCGCCATCCGCGCCATGTCCGAAGCGCTCGAGGACGGTGTCGTCGTCGACCCCGTCGACGTCGCTGACTACCACCGCGGAATCCGTCAGGAGACCGAGCGGCTCGCCCAGCTCGTCGACGACCTGTTCGAGCTGGCACGGATCGAAGCGGGGGCGATCGCGGTCGACGTCCCGTTCGTCCCGGTGCACGAGCTGGTGCCCGAGGTGGTCGACGCTGCCCGCGTTCGGGCCGAAGCCGCCGGGGTGGTGCTGGTGGCCGAACTCGACGGGTTCGGATCCGAGCTGGTCGTGGCGGCCGATCTGCGTCGCGCCCTCGACAACGTGCTCGACAACGCCATTCGCCACACCGGAGCCGGCGGCACCGTGACCGTCTCGGTCGTCGACGCTCGCGGTCGAGCGGTGTTGGTGGTGGCCGACGAGTGCGGCGGCATCCCCGATGACGAGCTCGATCGAGTGTTCGAGGCGGCGTACCGGGGCGACACGAGCCGCACCCGTGGAACCGGCGGGGGAGGCCTCGGCCTGGCCATCGCCAAGGGCCTGGTCGAGGCTCGCGCGGGCGAGATCTCGGTGCGGAACCGAGCCGGAGGCTGTGAGTTCACCATCTCGATGGGACACCCGACCGGGTCCTAA
- a CDS encoding electron transfer flavoprotein subunit alpha/FixB family protein codes for MTLSKIWVYAQADEGKVSTITLELLAKARELADTVEAVYGGADADAIAGELGEHGATAVHTTGDLGGSLPGVPVSSAIAAAVEAGNGPDALLIGTNYDGRDVAGRLSAKLDVPVVTNVVDLELDGDALVGTEPIFGGTTNVKTKATNDGLKILLVRPKSFVAEPSGGGAASVSELSVPDTGATGTARITNRYVEEASGPKLDEAAIVVSGGRGLGDAEKFQMIEDLAKLLKAAPGASRAIVDAGWVPFSYQVGQTGKVVKPSVYIAAGISGATQHMVGMKGSKNIIAINKDPEAPIHGIADLGIVGDVHKVLPKLIEALQNR; via the coding sequence ATGACATTGTCCAAGATCTGGGTCTACGCGCAGGCTGACGAGGGGAAGGTCTCGACCATCACCCTCGAGCTGCTGGCCAAGGCTCGCGAGCTGGCCGACACCGTCGAGGCCGTCTACGGCGGCGCTGACGCCGATGCCATCGCCGGCGAGCTGGGCGAACACGGCGCCACCGCGGTGCACACCACCGGCGATCTCGGTGGTTCGCTGCCGGGGGTTCCCGTGTCCTCGGCCATCGCCGCCGCGGTCGAGGCCGGCAACGGCCCCGACGCCCTGCTGATCGGCACCAACTACGACGGTCGTGACGTCGCCGGTCGCCTCTCGGCGAAGCTCGACGTACCGGTGGTCACCAACGTCGTCGACCTCGAGCTCGACGGTGACGCCCTGGTGGGCACCGAGCCGATCTTCGGCGGCACCACCAACGTCAAGACCAAGGCCACCAACGACGGTCTCAAGATCCTGTTGGTGCGGCCCAAGTCCTTCGTCGCCGAGCCCTCCGGTGGGGGCGCGGCGTCCGTCTCCGAGCTGTCGGTGCCCGACACCGGCGCCACCGGCACCGCCCGCATCACCAACCGCTACGTCGAGGAGGCCTCGGGTCCCAAGCTCGACGAGGCGGCGATCGTGGTCTCGGGTGGTCGGGGCCTGGGCGACGCCGAGAAGTTCCAGATGATCGAGGATCTGGCCAAGCTGCTCAAGGCGGCTCCCGGTGCGTCCCGGGCCATCGTCGACGCCGGCTGGGTGCCGTTCAGCTACCAGGTCGGCCAGACCGGCAAGGTCGTGAAGCCCAGCGTCTACATCGCTGCCGGCATCTCCGGAGCCACCCAGCACATGGTGGGCATGAAGGGATCCAAGAACATCATCGCCATCAACAAGGATCCCGAGGCACCGATCCACGGCATCGCCGACCTCGGCATCGTCGGCGACGTGCACAAGGTCCTGCCCAAGCTGATCGAGGCGTTGCAGAACCGCTGA
- a CDS encoding ArsA-related P-loop ATPase yields the protein MATRSAGAPTTDPGVDGLAGVLAAREIVITCGSGGVGKTTVAAAAAAMAAAEMGGRVLVLTIDPARRLATALGLEELGNVEVQVPAEAWAASGVHPRGELWAAMLDTKASWDELVATHAPDDETRDAILENPLYQNITGRFVQSHDYIAMERLYEIHRSGRYDLVVVDTPPTRNAIDFLDAPERMADFFSSRLLRWLIAPARSRMLTAASRPFYTIADRILGSQFLEDIAEFFILFQTMYEGFVERANSVERLLGDPRTAFVVVTTLEPAPTREARYFIDELIARDLSLGGVVANKVLPESLLRSENQAMARCLAERRGEVAEHLAVQVPALGDPRQLSRMLGEVGESFANFAAVARRESELRTELSRRAGQVVAVPYLETDVSDLTGLLALGVDLWGERSL from the coding sequence ATGGCGACACGATCCGCGGGCGCGCCCACCACCGATCCCGGCGTCGACGGTCTCGCCGGTGTGCTGGCAGCACGTGAGATCGTCATCACCTGCGGTTCGGGCGGGGTGGGCAAGACCACGGTCGCGGCGGCGGCGGCGGCGATGGCCGCCGCCGAGATGGGTGGTCGGGTGCTGGTGCTCACCATCGATCCCGCCCGCCGGTTGGCCACCGCACTCGGTCTCGAAGAACTCGGCAACGTCGAGGTGCAGGTGCCGGCCGAAGCGTGGGCTGCCAGCGGGGTGCACCCCCGGGGCGAGCTGTGGGCCGCCATGCTCGACACCAAGGCGTCGTGGGACGAGTTGGTCGCCACCCACGCTCCCGACGACGAGACCCGCGACGCCATCCTCGAGAACCCGCTCTACCAGAACATCACCGGTCGGTTCGTGCAGAGCCACGACTACATCGCCATGGAGCGGCTCTATGAGATCCACCGGTCGGGCCGCTACGACCTGGTGGTGGTCGACACCCCACCGACCCGCAACGCCATCGACTTCCTCGACGCGCCCGAGCGCATGGCCGACTTCTTCTCCAGCCGGCTGCTCCGGTGGTTGATCGCACCGGCCCGGTCGAGGATGCTCACCGCTGCGTCGCGTCCGTTCTACACGATCGCCGACCGGATCCTGGGGTCGCAGTTCCTCGAGGACATCGCCGAGTTCTTCATCCTCTTCCAGACGATGTACGAGGGGTTCGTCGAGCGGGCCAACTCGGTGGAGCGGCTGTTGGGCGACCCCCGCACGGCGTTCGTGGTGGTCACCACCCTCGAACCGGCCCCGACACGCGAGGCCCGGTACTTCATCGACGAGCTCATCGCCCGCGACCTGTCGCTCGGGGGCGTGGTGGCCAACAAGGTCCTGCCGGAGTCGCTGCTGCGGAGTGAGAACCAGGCGATGGCGCGGTGTCTGGCCGAGCGTCGGGGAGAGGTCGCGGAGCACCTGGCCGTGCAGGTCCCCGCTCTGGGAGATCCACGCCAGCTGTCTCGCATGCTGGGTGAGGTGGGAGAGAGCTTCGCCAACTTCGCCGCGGTCGCCAGGCGCGAATCCGAGTTGCGGACGGAGCTGTCCCGCCGGGCCGGGCAGGTGGTCGCGGTGCCCTACCTCGAGACCGATGTGTCGGATCTGACCGGGTTGCTGGCGCTGGGCGTCGACCTGTGGGGCGAACGGTCCCTGTGA
- a CDS encoding diacylglycerol kinase family protein, giving the protein MSFPSRLRVLVEGSNAPGSAGSGICFTQTTTFMAEIVGRAAAPVQILEPRRYRRHRRPFSPFVPGVLLKLLLLVNSSASSVTARSRVVIQKALSADHELQVAETSRRDHAMRLAQGAAAEGVDVVVSLGGDGTLNEAANGLVGTGTALATLPGGSTNVFARTIGLPNDPIEATSVLLDSLAAGSIRPVGVGTANGRCFLFHVGIGYDAEVVHQVERRGTIKRWAGHPLFAWCAVDTWFRHYDRSRPRFAVRFPGGDVIDDAYFGICLNTDPYTFVGNRPFHLAPGATLDNGLSMVALRTLSVGPLLRLIASSLGGRQGLRSGRVVEVRHDLDEIVVEGHGPFPHQVDGDYLGEIDRLVLRHEPHSLRLVLPPR; this is encoded by the coding sequence ATGAGCTTCCCTTCACGCTTGAGGGTCTTGGTCGAGGGATCCAACGCACCCGGGTCAGCCGGGTCCGGGATCTGCTTCACGCAGACGACGACGTTCATGGCAGAGATTGTGGGCCGAGCGGCTGCGCCTGTCCAAATCCTCGAGCCGAGGCGGTACCGTCGCCATCGTCGACCGTTTAGCCCCTTCGTCCCGGGAGTCCTCCTGAAGCTGCTCCTCCTCGTCAACTCCTCCGCATCGTCGGTCACGGCCAGGAGCCGGGTGGTCATCCAGAAGGCCCTGTCTGCAGATCACGAGCTCCAGGTGGCCGAGACCAGCCGCCGCGACCACGCGATGCGGCTCGCGCAGGGTGCCGCGGCCGAAGGCGTCGACGTGGTGGTGAGCCTCGGCGGCGACGGCACCTTGAACGAGGCGGCCAACGGCCTGGTCGGCACCGGCACCGCGCTGGCGACCCTCCCCGGTGGGTCGACCAACGTGTTCGCCCGCACCATCGGCCTCCCGAACGACCCGATCGAGGCCACCAGCGTCCTGCTCGACAGCCTGGCGGCCGGCTCGATCCGCCCGGTCGGGGTCGGCACCGCCAACGGCCGCTGCTTCCTGTTCCACGTCGGGATCGGGTACGACGCCGAGGTGGTGCACCAGGTCGAGCGTCGCGGCACCATCAAGCGCTGGGCGGGCCATCCGCTCTTCGCGTGGTGTGCGGTCGACACGTGGTTCCGCCACTACGACCGGTCACGCCCGAGGTTCGCCGTGCGGTTCCCCGGCGGCGACGTCATCGACGACGCCTACTTCGGGATCTGCCTCAACACCGATCCCTACACGTTCGTCGGCAACCGACCGTTCCATCTCGCCCCGGGTGCGACCCTCGACAACGGTCTCTCGATGGTCGCGTTGCGCACCTTGTCGGTCGGCCCGCTGCTGCGACTGATCGCCTCGTCGCTCGGCGGTCGGCAGGGGCTGCGGTCCGGACGTGTCGTCGAGGTCCGCCACGACCTCGACGAGATCGTGGTCGAAGGCCACGGGCCGTTCCCACACCAGGTCGACGGCGACTACCTGGGCGAGATCGATCGGCTCGTCCTGCGCCACGAGCCCCACTCCCTCCGGCTGGTGCTGCCACCGCGCTGA
- a CDS encoding response regulator transcription factor → MEPRPEPVRPAEPPVTGPGRVLVVEDDRHLADVVRRYLEHEGYRVTVEHDGRDGLAHALDALPDLVVLDLMLPGLNGLEVCRRLRQVAPIPVVMLTARGEEEDRVAGLELGADDYLAKPFSPRELIARVRAVLRRAQGSLTAHGSSVLEGGGIEVDMVAHEARREGEAIALTAKELDLLTHFMANPGRAFSRPELLTAVWGYDIGDTATVTVHVQRLREKIESRPRSPRHLVTVRGVGYRFDP, encoded by the coding sequence GTGGAACCACGGCCAGAGCCGGTTCGCCCGGCAGAGCCGCCCGTGACCGGGCCCGGACGGGTGCTCGTGGTGGAGGACGACCGCCACCTCGCCGACGTGGTGCGCCGCTATCTCGAACACGAGGGCTACCGGGTCACCGTCGAACACGATGGGCGTGACGGGCTGGCCCACGCGCTCGATGCGCTCCCCGATCTGGTCGTGCTCGACCTGATGCTTCCCGGGCTCAACGGCTTGGAGGTGTGTCGGCGGCTGCGTCAGGTCGCACCCATCCCGGTGGTGATGCTGACCGCCCGGGGCGAGGAGGAGGATCGCGTGGCCGGCCTCGAGCTCGGCGCCGACGACTACCTGGCCAAACCGTTCTCGCCCCGCGAGCTGATCGCCAGGGTGCGGGCGGTGCTCCGCCGGGCGCAGGGCTCGCTGACCGCCCACGGCTCGTCGGTGCTCGAGGGTGGGGGGATCGAGGTCGACATGGTGGCCCACGAGGCGCGCCGGGAGGGTGAGGCCATCGCCCTCACCGCCAAGGAGCTCGACCTGTTGACCCACTTCATGGCCAACCCGGGACGCGCCTTCAGCCGCCCGGAGCTGCTGACCGCGGTGTGGGGCTACGACATCGGTGACACCGCGACGGTCACGGTCCACGTGCAGCGCCTGAGGGAGAAGATCGAATCTCGACCGCGCTCGCCCCGCCACCTGGTCACGGTGCGGGGCGTCGGCTACCGGTTCGATCCGTGA